A genomic window from Dermacentor silvarum isolate Dsil-2018 chromosome 9, BIME_Dsil_1.4, whole genome shotgun sequence includes:
- the LOC119464716 gene encoding uncharacterized protein LOC119464716, with protein sequence MARPATFALLLALTALAVANAQRRRFNFNFQPPPPRHRFSVEASGGGRNHRNFNVGGSVRGEYDVYRGRDGTRVVASGGVSHGATRIDGKTYKGRPQGAVGIGVEIPIGKGR encoded by the exons ATGGCTCGTCCTGCCACATTTGCTTTGTTATTGGCGCTCACAG CTCTAGCTGTGGCCAATGCTCAG AGGAGGAGATTCAACTTCAACTTTCAGCCCCCTCCTCCACGA CACCGCTTCAGCGTGGAGGCTTCGGGTGGAGGCCGCAACCACCGCAACTTCAACGTGGGCGGTTCTGTCCGCGGCGAGTATGACGTGTATCGAGGCAGGGACGGCACTCGGGTGGTGGCCTCTGGCGGAGTATCGCACGGTGCGACCCGCATCGACGGCAAGACGTACAAAGGCAGGCCTCAAGGCGCAGTGGGCATCGGCGTCGAGATCCCGATCGGAAAGGGTCGATGA